One segment of Polypterus senegalus isolate Bchr_013 chromosome 8, ASM1683550v1, whole genome shotgun sequence DNA contains the following:
- the LOC120533435 gene encoding zinc finger protein 773-like isoform X1, giving the protein MYLKSREGTVAIYCNIKMNIKEEMHEADINSTEKMTVSIKKEDCDGGSVHPNQESLCIKEENYELVTVDIKEEAEETSVRVEMPKPARMECTDLKVGSESLLSETKMADEMSSVRTWEDQPTPSNWATITLQDNGSFFLSLPHNSLHYETQQKANDENMKKVTSGSEGVVRPASLQDNSLLFMKLTTVGVINTQPEMNNTKDSATVHQEQRKSSENEPNSKNGSQSQAQQKMFQCSECGKRFTRISHLHNHTRIHTGEKPYCCSECGRRFITSSSLQYHRRTHTGEKPFCCPECGKQFITSSNLQIHAQIHNGEKPYCCTECGTGFMCKSSLQKHRRIHTGEKPYSCFECGKLFSYKSTLQTHIMIHTGEKPFCCFECGKGFTFKSCLQKHGRVHTKGKR; this is encoded by the exons ATGtatttaaaaag CAGAGAAGGAACAGTTGCCATTTATTGCAACATCAAGATGAATATAAAAGAGGAGATGCATGAGGCTGACATAAATTCTACAGAGAAAATGACTGTGAGCATTAAGAAGGAGGACTGTGACGGGGGGTCTGTCCATCCTAACCAGGAGAGTCTGTGTATTAAGGAAGAGAATTATGAACTGGTAACcgtggacattaaagaagaggcaGAGGAGACGTCTGTCAGGGTTGAGATGCCAAAACCTGCAAGAATGGAGTGCACTGATCTCAAGGTGGGGTCTGAGTCATTACTGTCTGAAACAAAGATGGCTGATGAAATGTCATCTGTTAGAACTTGGGAGGATCAACCAACACCTTCAAACTGGGCCACAATAA CTTTACAAGACAATGGCAGCTTCTTCTTATCATTGCCTCATAACTCTCTTCATTATGAAACACAACAGAAAGCAAATGACGAAAATATGAAGAAAGTGACATCTGGATCAGAGGGTGTTGTGAGACCAGCTTCTTTGCAGGATAATTCACTGCTTTTTATGAAACTAACAACGGTAGGTGTGATCAACACCCAACCTGAAATGAACAATACAAAAGACTCTGCCACTGTCCACCAGGAGCAGAGGAAAAGTTCTGAAAATGAACCTAATTCCAAGAATGGCAGTCAGAGTCAAGcacaacaaaaaatgtttcagtgttctgaatgtggcaaacggttCACACGAATAAGCCATCTTCATAATCATACTcgaattcacaccggagagaagccatattgctgttcggAATGCGGCAGACGATTCATCACCAGTAGCAGTCTTCAGTACCACAGAAgaactcacactggagagaagccattttgctgtcccgaatgtggcaaacaattcattACCAGCAGCAATCTCCAAATACACGCACAGATTCACaatggagaaaagccatattgttgtACCGAGTGTGGAACTGGATTCATGTGCAAGAGCAGCCTTCAGAAACACAGAcgaattcacacgggagagaagccatattcttGTTTTGAGTGTGGCAAACTCTTTTCTTATAAAAGTACTCTTCAGACCCACATAAtgattcatactggagagaaaccattttgttgttttgaatgTGGAAAGGGATTCACCTTCAAGAGCTGCCTTCAGAAGCACGGAAGAGTTCACACAAAAGGGAAGCGTTGA
- the LOC120533435 gene encoding zinc finger protein 773-like isoform X2 has translation MNIKEEMHEADINSTEKMTVSIKKEDCDGGSVHPNQESLCIKEENYELVTVDIKEEAEETSVRVEMPKPARMECTDLKVGSESLLSETKMADEMSSVRTWEDQPTPSNWATITLQDNGSFFLSLPHNSLHYETQQKANDENMKKVTSGSEGVVRPASLQDNSLLFMKLTTVGVINTQPEMNNTKDSATVHQEQRKSSENEPNSKNGSQSQAQQKMFQCSECGKRFTRISHLHNHTRIHTGEKPYCCSECGRRFITSSSLQYHRRTHTGEKPFCCPECGKQFITSSNLQIHAQIHNGEKPYCCTECGTGFMCKSSLQKHRRIHTGEKPYSCFECGKLFSYKSTLQTHIMIHTGEKPFCCFECGKGFTFKSCLQKHGRVHTKGKR, from the exons ATGAATATAAAAGAGGAGATGCATGAGGCTGACATAAATTCTACAGAGAAAATGACTGTGAGCATTAAGAAGGAGGACTGTGACGGGGGGTCTGTCCATCCTAACCAGGAGAGTCTGTGTATTAAGGAAGAGAATTATGAACTGGTAACcgtggacattaaagaagaggcaGAGGAGACGTCTGTCAGGGTTGAGATGCCAAAACCTGCAAGAATGGAGTGCACTGATCTCAAGGTGGGGTCTGAGTCATTACTGTCTGAAACAAAGATGGCTGATGAAATGTCATCTGTTAGAACTTGGGAGGATCAACCAACACCTTCAAACTGGGCCACAATAA CTTTACAAGACAATGGCAGCTTCTTCTTATCATTGCCTCATAACTCTCTTCATTATGAAACACAACAGAAAGCAAATGACGAAAATATGAAGAAAGTGACATCTGGATCAGAGGGTGTTGTGAGACCAGCTTCTTTGCAGGATAATTCACTGCTTTTTATGAAACTAACAACGGTAGGTGTGATCAACACCCAACCTGAAATGAACAATACAAAAGACTCTGCCACTGTCCACCAGGAGCAGAGGAAAAGTTCTGAAAATGAACCTAATTCCAAGAATGGCAGTCAGAGTCAAGcacaacaaaaaatgtttcagtgttctgaatgtggcaaacggttCACACGAATAAGCCATCTTCATAATCATACTcgaattcacaccggagagaagccatattgctgttcggAATGCGGCAGACGATTCATCACCAGTAGCAGTCTTCAGTACCACAGAAgaactcacactggagagaagccattttgctgtcccgaatgtggcaaacaattcattACCAGCAGCAATCTCCAAATACACGCACAGATTCACaatggagaaaagccatattgttgtACCGAGTGTGGAACTGGATTCATGTGCAAGAGCAGCCTTCAGAAACACAGAcgaattcacacgggagagaagccatattcttGTTTTGAGTGTGGCAAACTCTTTTCTTATAAAAGTACTCTTCAGACCCACATAAtgattcatactggagagaaaccattttgttgttttgaatgTGGAAAGGGATTCACCTTCAAGAGCTGCCTTCAGAAGCACGGAAGAGTTCACACAAAAGGGAAGCGTTGA